Proteins encoded by one window of Arachis hypogaea cultivar Tifrunner chromosome 1, arahy.Tifrunner.gnm2.J5K5, whole genome shotgun sequence:
- the LOC112800597 gene encoding cyclin-D1-1 isoform X1, with translation MSVSPKHSACTLLDLHCNEATSDVVYLDSNIHSNYEFDDAGSNNALLWSDSGSVDEEDRLLSLLDSELDQVQERTRSLIQLRKTKWLRNAREEAINWILKVCAYYSFRPETAYLSAIYLDRFLLSHTLKQDKTWPLQLLSVACLSLAAKMEETKVPLLLDLQMVEPRFLFKPKTVQRMELLVMATLKWQLRVITKPFDFAHLFILRLSCSSASTLGDLNYLASRVSDVIFKTCLVMDFLEFSPSTIAAAALLYVTDQYVDDLKLYGFHKNIRIDMVQKCHNLMKQTIQRSEYILPKTTLQLMPRSPTCVLDLADMQDNHSATHK, from the exons ATGTCTGTCTCCCCAAAACACTCAGCTTGTACTCTTCTTGACTTGCACTGCAATGAAGCAACAAGCGATGTAGTGTACTTGGATTCCAACATTCACAGCAACTATGAATTCGACGATGCTGGTTCGAACAATGCTCTTCTATGGAGCGACTCTGGTAGTGTCGATGAAGAAGACCGTCTCTTGAGCTTGTTAGACTCTGAACTTGATCAAGTTCAGGAAAGAACAAGGTCTCTAATACAACTTCGCAAGACTAAGTGGTTGCGCAATGCGCGAGAAGAAGCCATAAATTGGATCCTAAAG GTATGTGCATACTACAGTTTTAGACCTGAGACGGCATATCTTTCTGCAATTTATCTTGATCGTTTCCTTTTGTCGCACACATTGAAG CAAGATAAAACATGGCCTCTGCAGCTGCTATCAGTTGCATGCCTTTCGCTTGCAGCGAAAATGGAAGAAACCAAGGTGCCTCTGCTATTGGACCTACAAATGGTTGAGCCAAGGTTCTTGTTTAAGCCGAAAACAGTTCAGAGGATGGAGCTTCTGGTTATGGCAACTCTCAAGTGGCAACTCCGAGTTATAACAAAGCCTTTCGATTTTGCTCATCTTTTCATTCTTAGACTTTCTTGTTCTTCAGCTTCCACATTAGGCGATTTAAATTATCTTGCTTCTCGTGTGTCTGATGTTATCTTTAAAACATGTTTAG TTATGGATTTCTTGGAGTTTTCACCTTCCACAATAGCAGCAGCGGCTCTGTTATATGTAACAGATCAATATGTTGATGACCTTAAACTATATGGCTTCCACAAGAATATAAGAATT GATATGGTGCAGAAATGTCACAACCTTATGAAGCAGACAATTCAGAGGTCGGAATATATTTTGCCCAAGACTACTCTTCAGTTAATGCCCCGAAGTCCAACTTGTGTGCTTGATCTTGCAGATATGCAAGATAATCATAGTGCTACTCACAAATGA
- the LOC112800597 gene encoding cyclin-D2-1 isoform X2, which translates to MSVSPKHSACTLLDLHCNEATSDVVYLDSNIHSNYEFDDAGSNNALLWSDSGSVDEEDRLLSLLDSELDQVQERTRSLIQLRKTKWLRNAREEAINWILKQDKTWPLQLLSVACLSLAAKMEETKVPLLLDLQMVEPRFLFKPKTVQRMELLVMATLKWQLRVITKPFDFAHLFILRLSCSSASTLGDLNYLASRVSDVIFKTCLVMDFLEFSPSTIAAAALLYVTDQYVDDLKLYGFHKNIRIDMVQKCHNLMKQTIQRSEYILPKTTLQLMPRSPTCVLDLADMQDNHSATHK; encoded by the exons ATGTCTGTCTCCCCAAAACACTCAGCTTGTACTCTTCTTGACTTGCACTGCAATGAAGCAACAAGCGATGTAGTGTACTTGGATTCCAACATTCACAGCAACTATGAATTCGACGATGCTGGTTCGAACAATGCTCTTCTATGGAGCGACTCTGGTAGTGTCGATGAAGAAGACCGTCTCTTGAGCTTGTTAGACTCTGAACTTGATCAAGTTCAGGAAAGAACAAGGTCTCTAATACAACTTCGCAAGACTAAGTGGTTGCGCAATGCGCGAGAAGAAGCCATAAATTGGATCCTAAAG CAAGATAAAACATGGCCTCTGCAGCTGCTATCAGTTGCATGCCTTTCGCTTGCAGCGAAAATGGAAGAAACCAAGGTGCCTCTGCTATTGGACCTACAAATGGTTGAGCCAAGGTTCTTGTTTAAGCCGAAAACAGTTCAGAGGATGGAGCTTCTGGTTATGGCAACTCTCAAGTGGCAACTCCGAGTTATAACAAAGCCTTTCGATTTTGCTCATCTTTTCATTCTTAGACTTTCTTGTTCTTCAGCTTCCACATTAGGCGATTTAAATTATCTTGCTTCTCGTGTGTCTGATGTTATCTTTAAAACATGTTTAG TTATGGATTTCTTGGAGTTTTCACCTTCCACAATAGCAGCAGCGGCTCTGTTATATGTAACAGATCAATATGTTGATGACCTTAAACTATATGGCTTCCACAAGAATATAAGAATT GATATGGTGCAGAAATGTCACAACCTTATGAAGCAGACAATTCAGAGGTCGGAATATATTTTGCCCAAGACTACTCTTCAGTTAATGCCCCGAAGTCCAACTTGTGTGCTTGATCTTGCAGATATGCAAGATAATCATAGTGCTACTCACAAATGA
- the LOC112800606 gene encoding transcription initiation factor TFIID subunit 4b isoform X1 — protein sequence MIINRKVREEWEKRQAEPEKLRKQMTKLHVNKEEDDKMRTNAANVAASATVGGDDMLSKWQLMTEQARQKREGTDTSSGSQPAKDVSRKSSAFGKSIKDNHEGDKKGSTNFATSGIFFAENSQADESIIVLEV from the exons ATGATAATAAATAGGAAAGTAAGAGAGGAGTGGGAGAAAAGACAGGCAGAACCAGAGAAGCTTCGGAAACAAATGAC TAAGCTGCATGTGAACAAGGAAGAGGATGACAAGATGAGGACAAATGCAGCAAATGTTGCTGCTAGTGCTACTGTTGGGGGAGACGACATGCTCTCAAAATGGCAACTTATGACTGAGCAAGCCAGGCAGAAACGTGAAGGCACGGACACATCATCTGGTTCTCAACCAGCTAAAGATGTAAGTCGCAAATCTTCAGCATTTGGCAAAAGTATTAAGGATAATCACGAAGGAGACAAAAAAGGTTCTACTAATTTTGCAACTTCAG GTATTTTTTTTGCAGAGAACTCCCAAGCTGATGAGTCAATCATCGTTCTTGAGGTTTGA
- the LOC112800606 gene encoding transcription initiation factor TFIID subunit 4b isoform X3, which yields MIINRKVREEWEKRQAEPEKLRKQMTKLHVNKEEDDKMRTNAANVAASATVGGDDMLSKWQLMTEQARQKREGTDTSSGSQPAKDVSRKSSAFGKSIKDNHEGDKKGSTNFATSENSQADESIIVLEV from the exons ATGATAATAAATAGGAAAGTAAGAGAGGAGTGGGAGAAAAGACAGGCAGAACCAGAGAAGCTTCGGAAACAAATGAC TAAGCTGCATGTGAACAAGGAAGAGGATGACAAGATGAGGACAAATGCAGCAAATGTTGCTGCTAGTGCTACTGTTGGGGGAGACGACATGCTCTCAAAATGGCAACTTATGACTGAGCAAGCCAGGCAGAAACGTGAAGGCACGGACACATCATCTGGTTCTCAACCAGCTAAAGATGTAAGTCGCAAATCTTCAGCATTTGGCAAAAGTATTAAGGATAATCACGAAGGAGACAAAAAAGGTTCTACTAATTTTGCAACTTCAG AGAACTCCCAAGCTGATGAGTCAATCATCGTTCTTGAGGTTTGA
- the LOC112800606 gene encoding transcription initiation factor TFIID subunit 4b isoform X2 — translation MIINRKVREEWEKRQAEPEKLRKQMTKLHVNKEEDDKMRTNAANVAASATVGGDDMLSKWQLMTEQARQKREGTDTSSGSQPAKDVSRKSSAFGKSIKDNHEGDKKGSTNFATSAKVGMVLPANIISF, via the exons ATGATAATAAATAGGAAAGTAAGAGAGGAGTGGGAGAAAAGACAGGCAGAACCAGAGAAGCTTCGGAAACAAATGAC TAAGCTGCATGTGAACAAGGAAGAGGATGACAAGATGAGGACAAATGCAGCAAATGTTGCTGCTAGTGCTACTGTTGGGGGAGACGACATGCTCTCAAAATGGCAACTTATGACTGAGCAAGCCAGGCAGAAACGTGAAGGCACGGACACATCATCTGGTTCTCAACCAGCTAAAGATGTAAGTCGCAAATCTTCAGCATTTGGCAAAAGTATTAAGGATAATCACGAAGGAGACAAAAAAGGTTCTACTAATTTTGCAACTTCAG CCAaagttgggatggttcttccagccAATATTATAAGTTTTTAA